CAATTTAATATAATGACACACATCTTCATGTAGGTCTGCAGCAAAGCCCACAGTGGTAGACAATTATAGACATGATGCATCGAGTCCTTTGCACCTGACTTGATACCCAAAAAAGGACTAATTGTAATGAAATGCAATGTGAATAATGTTGACCATAGGGATGCTGCTTCACCATCTTATGTGACTGATAAaacctctgtctgtttttatttttttttacagagtcAAACATGTAAATCAACCGGCTTCAGCTACAGCGGGGTTTTTCTTCACATCTCCAATCAacagcatcacattttctcccGACTTTCATCAGAACCATATCAAGGGGACTTTTCACCGACGATTTTAATATGAAAGAATGCATGGGCTGCATCTTATTTCgtcatttttgtgctgcagTTGCTTAGAATACTTGCAACAAATGTAtgtgttttccagtctttgATACTGAAAGGTGTGTGTATAAAAATTAGCTGATAAAATGCTTCTGTTTATTAAACCAAtaatatgtgtgtctgtatacaaactgttgtttgttaAGTTTGACTTAAACTGTTTCCTGAATGAGGAGAATAGTGGTAATCGGTCAGATTAATTGTATATGAAAGGGGTGTTCTTCTTGGAATAGACAGATTTGATTTGCTGTTAAAGGTTTTTTCAATGTCCTCTCTTAAATAAAAGTTTCTGAAAATTCCTTGATGTCTGCCTCTTTTAAACACAAACCTCTCTAATACTTTTTTGAATTGATATTAATCAGTGTGTTGTTATAGCTTTATGAAGTAGGAAATGCTAACACTCACATTGTTCATCCATCTCACCTTGTTCATCCATCTAAAAAAGgtttgcatttaaaatcacaatGTACCAAGCAGACCTATGTCATTAGTaacctatgtgtgtgtgtgtgtgtgtttgaaaaataacaaatagaACAAATACACCATAAACAATATGAATTAGACTAACAACTCATCCGTCACTCATTTAACGTTAAACATGGAGGGATAGTCGATGAAACTGCGCAACAACAGGAGGCAACTTGTAGGACTAAACTCTACCTAGCAACACCTCCTCTTGATTTTTCTATTGGTGAAATTAAGAGCGTTGTAACCGCCTCCCGGAGACTCACTTGTAATGTAAACCTAAACGCTTCCTGTGGGCGGGGTTATCCGCCTGGTTTCCTGATTTGCGTTGAAACATTAACCCCGCCCAAGCGTTCCGTCGTTTATCAGTCAGCACCACACGGTACGAGGCCTTGTTACTTTCGTTTTGGATCgctgtccttccttccttgACGCTCGTCTTTGAACATATGTACAAAAATTTCCAGTGAAAAGACCGACTGAAGGTGAAATCATGAAGGCATTCTGggcatttcttcttcttctgctctacGCCCTGGACCTTTCAGTGGCCAGCAACTGTAAGTAGTCGTCTGTAGCCTACCTGTGTATGTGCCAGTATATTTACAAATGGCGCTGTGTTGTTACATTGTAGGCCGAAAATGACGGGTAGGCCTCCGACTTGCCGTTCAGTTCACCGCCTACTTCCACACTAAATATGTAGAAATAACCCATGAACTGGTTCTCGTAAAAGTCAAGCAAAACGTTGGGAAAGTTAGTGTTAAGAATAGTCAGCACTTGTGGAGTTCAAAGGTCGAGGTAATGTCTTCGAAGATGGTGTGACGTCGTCAAAAACAACGAGGCTGTGACGGTCTGAAAAGCCTACCACAACCTGGAGGGGAAGCTTTTTGTTTCACGCATTTTACTGTCACATCATGATCACTCTGGTTGATAATACTGCTGCATCACAGCGTTGTAGATTAATAGTAAAAGAGGCACACAGGTAGACGTTGAAGAAAGTGGGTGAAATGTACAGTAATCTTTGGCCTTTATCATATCATCTCTGTACATGTGTGAAagctcttctgtctcttggCAGCTCCACCCAAGGTTCAGGTGTACAGCCGAGCACCGGGAATGTTTGGGACACCCAACACCTTGATCTGTCATGTGAGTGGTTTCCACCCACCAGAAATCACCATCGACCTGATCAGGAATGGAGAGCAGATGGTCGGAACCCGCCAGACTGACCTGGCCTTCGAGGACAACTGGCAGTACCACCTGACCAGATCCGTGCCCTTCACTCCAAACAGCGGAGACAAGTTCGCCTGCAGAGTGACACATATGGGAGTGACCAAGGTGTTTATGTGGGGTAtgtgtctgctctctgtctttgaTTTCATATGATTTATTGCCAAGACAGTATTGGTCAATCAGGTTGCACAAAGTGTACAATCTaagtataataatataaattaaatagaaaaaatattgatttacACATTATCACACTATTCACATTGTACATGTACTTACACTGTGGAACTACATTACTATACTGTAAAGCCGAATGTAAtgattgaaaaacaaatcagaatcAAATAATTAGAGataaaaatggaggaaaaatatagatatatcttataatcacaaataaaaatatagattatATATAGATATCAATATACTGTATCACATCTATCATTTATGATGattattcatctttttctcattctgtctcaCCCCGTAGGTCCATGTTATGAGCAGTTTATTTTAGTACTTTCTTTTTAAGGAAAATTGATCACACctataacacacacaacagtgtaTATGAGTTACTACTAATGATAATCataactgtattttttataGGGCAGCTTAGATAGTTCTTCATAGAAGcacaagaaaaagagacataGCAATGTGAAGAAAAACCAGATGTGCTCACACCACcaacaaaggaaacaaactcatacaacaacatacaacatcGACAAACTATGCTTATGTTCACCCGTGGTGAGATCAGACTgggttttgggttttgtttttatcatcctctgaaagatgaaacacaaattttccatttttcattctcacgacaaaaaataaattcatcCAGTGTCAGTTTTCCAGACTTaaactaataaaacaaataatgttaCAACTTTAATcaccatttatttttattaactgaagcaaaaatattaaaatcaaaaatgcacttaaaaaaGTAGACACAGACCTACAGAATTCGCTGAAAGAAATCCACAAGGCACCGTCCTCATGACGTAGAGGTTTAAGATTTGCAACATATAACCACAATGTTCAGTTCAGCCGGTCACTTAAACTGTCAATTAAAaggaaagatgctgaaaaataattatattCTTTGGGTTTACATTCTGTGTTTCTAAACCGTAACCAACCAATAACTGAATATATTTAGACCACTCCACATTTGCAGCATCTAAACTGTCAAGGTGTGAGGCAGTGGAAAGAGCAGgcttttaacatgtttttttttttcatttctctcaaCAGAATCAGATATGTAAGTTCTACACTATCGCTTTGCCTTGCTGCCGGTATGTACCTCCTTCATTCTCAACGCTGTTTTCCCATTCAGTAAATAAGTACTTTGTGAAGTAACCGTGTAACCATTGTTTAACAACCACAGGTCTGCAATGCCTCAAGAATGCAAGAAGATTGGAATCTTCGATCGATGATTTTGGTTGCATTGGGAAGGTGTGAGCATGAGAATGACTGCACTTAGATTGTATGTTTTCAGAAATCAGAAATTAAAAATGGTAATAAAGCTTCATGAATGTGAGAGGGCTAAAACTCACAAGAACAAACCATTAACTTCTAGTTCATTAGGAAAACCACGTTTATAAAAGGAGCCAATTAATTCTGCTCACCCATCTCATATGccaactttttttctttgttttgcctctgtgtcatgtgacctgtgGAACAAGTGTTTTGCTGTCTCTGTTCCTGAACCTGCTTTCTCGCATCACGCTTAATGTCAGAGagaatcaaaaacacaaaatcatttggTTTAAAAATCATTCATGGTGTCCTGGCAGAAGTCTGAAAGATGGATGGTCAATACTCGCAATCAATGGAGGAACTTTTTACAGACTCACAGTAGCTTTTTTTGTCTCagcacgaaaaaaaaaaacagtagcaAGGCTGACTGTGCCACGCTGTCCGGGTCATGTAATACATCCAGGGTTTATTACAGAATGAAGTCTTAGTGGCTACATCTCAGCAAACACTGGATGTGTAGTCCAGCAGCAACATGGACGTGTGGCTTTATGGATTGCTTTTTTCAGTCtgccgaccactcaaagcgctttacaacacgagTCTTGTGACATTCACTGTAAGTGTTCCCATTATCAGACTGCTTAACATGCTCGTGTCATCTAGGTAGACTGAGCCGTGTGTTTGATTCAGAggtaactaactaactaactgtGTAAAACCCAGTCAGTCTGTTAATGAGCAACCAGCCAGGAAAAGAGCATCAATACTTAGGTATAGAGTAAGTTTATAAATCATTTGAACATGAAATGACATCAATGTGTGAGTGCCTGCTCCATTTAATGCTCAAAAGTAAGGAGCATTATGGAGTCGTTATTTGATTCAACATTGTTATGAAAAACATTGCTTCATGGAGGTTTAAAATAACCATTTACACTGATGGAAGGAAATGTAAATGTTggcatttctttgtgtgtttgatgcttAATCTATATAGCCTCAAAGACTTTCTTCTGAACTGTTCTCATCACTTGATTCATGTGAATTGAATTCTTTATACACCATCTTGTGCACATTGTAGCTTATAAGATTTTGAAAAGATCAAGCTTATATTCCGGTGGAGATTTATTATGCAGAATGACTCCAAAACATAAGCACTTGCTTATATTGTTTTTAAGGTGTGTACACACTGGAATATTTCAGTATGActctgtaaatgtattttatacAATATGGTTGGGTAACTAAAGGGTTTCAACTTATTAAACTAATTTGCAAATAAATGTggtaatgtgtttttgtctgtgtgctctTATCAGAGGGCTAAGTTCCACTGAATGAACCCTAAAATGTCTTACTTTTACAGGTCTATGGAGGACCAAAACTGCCAAAAATTAGATAATAAATGAAGTAAATAAATGATTCAATAGATGAATTAATAAGCCATTAAATGCACcaaatgatataaaaaataaatgtaggtATAAGTTTATACAGCTAGACAAgttgatatttctgttttaatttgcttctGTATTTCTTTACCTTTATAATTTTcctatttatttaatttcccacttcattcattcatttattaatgaATTTATAAATTGTTAAGCCTATTTTTTACTTTGCTCCATTTGCATTCCCCCCTATATATTTCCCCAAAACAATTTCATTCTCTATTTTCTATTTGCATTTCTtcatacatttaatttaaaaatgtcatttcagttCGTAGTATAATATAGTATATGGCAGGGCTGCTCAATGTGCGGACCTCGGCCCTCACGTGGACCGAATGGCAAGTCAATCCAGACCCATGCCATATTGTCAACTGGCAGGTCACATCCAGCCTGcggaatattaatgaattcagaaatattctgaatctgattttaCTCACCGATGGAAAAGGTCCAGTCCGCCCTAAGAGTGATAGTTGATCAGCTTGTCAATAGTTTATAGCTCACTCACTCTGTGATTGTCATGGAGAATCACAAAGCTTGTCTATTAGACTCCAGAGGCTTaatttgggtttatttttattttattttattttatttttttggccagctgtctcaaacagagtatttttgtttccttcctgGGATCCCGAGGAGGAGTTTTTTGTTGAtataaggactcattcattgttCATTGAACTGTTGCTTTGGTCGAGATGGTCTCAAGTGTTCTGGTAAGAAGTAGCATATGAGTATCAGATCTGTACAGGATGATACTCTGAGACTGTCAACGGGACCTACTGTTTGCCAAGGCCACAGTCTGTAATGCAATGTCAAAATCAATAAATCCATTTAAATCAATTCAAACCAACTGAACAATACTCAACCATCTGCTGTCTTGCcaaaaacatcttgttttgaCATCTCATGGTTCTGTGTGATTTGGTCAACTTCAATTTTCGCCCCTTACTACTAGTTACAGCCCTTTCACATTACTTGAAATCTGCAGACCAACCTCTCTCAGACCCTTTTTGTAAGGTGCATGCTGTAAAACATAATGTTATGATCATCTGTGGCACAGGGTAGATGGGGTTTTGTATTGTATAGCGatatcatatttaaaaaaaatgaacctacaaatgaaatgaaataaaatgaattagAATGGCATGTGCATCTTTTGCAGCAACAATGACACTCAATAACATCGATATCTGCACAGATATCAGATAATATATACTTAATGTATAAATGGTCCCCTGCTTCCACCCTCAGGGATGGTACAGTAACAGCAAGCAAGCTGGCTTATCCCAGACAGCAAGCACGAATGAACAGCCTTAACCtgttatatatttatacacacacacacacacacacacacacacattgaacaTACAATCATATAATAATcatatatttttagttttatgttttctcagtttctgAGTACAGTTGGTACATAGACGTCACacgcttttattctgaaaaaaaaaaagctaccgGAAGTTGTTCCTGGGAGCGGAAGACGGGTCGCATGCGCATGGTTCAGCCCTTTCAGCTGAGAACTTCCAGCATGGCTGCCATAGGAGTTCACTTCGGATATACTTGCGCTTGTGTGGCGATATTTAAGGTGAGTTGGGCTCAGTTTCAGTGTACCGACCCTCCGCTCCTCTGACCGGTAAGAGCGGATTTGATCTCCGCTCCGCATCCCGCTGAAACAGCGCTGGCTGTTCATCTGCCAGTACTCTGTAGCGTTAACGTTACGTACGAAACCGGTGTATTAACGTCAGGTTATTTCATTTGGGATTGCTCCGTAACGTGAGTCAAAGTACAACTATAGATGTCTTTTAGGACATCAACCACTGCCAATCAGAGTTCTTCAAGCATTTTGATTGTTTCCGGTGCTTGCTGCTTTaatattattcattcattcctttGTTTTTAACTTGTAGCTGACAGAGACCCTTTCAAAATGTGAAGTTGTGCATCAGCTTGAGACACCCCTACAGCCTATATCTACCTCCGTATCACAGTATTGATGCTTCATATGTGTTCAGACTGCAACTGATCATTCCGCGTCAATTAATCTATCAATTATTTTTtagccatccatccattttccgTCACTTGTCCAGGTCCAGGTGGCAGAGGCAGTAAGCAAAGCATGTTAACCCATACTTCCTTCTACCTCGCCCCACCTCCAGCTCTTCCCAGTGGTTCCAGGGGTTCCCAGGCCACAGGGCTCTCTTGTGGCTTCCCCCCATTCGGATGTGTCTGGAACACCTCCACAGGGAGGCCGGCAGGGTCCTGACCAGATGCTGAAGCATTCAGCTGAATCTTTTCTATGCGAAGTAGTCCAGTTACCCCGAGCTCCTCATGCTACCCCGAAGGGTGAGCCCAGCCTCTCTGCAAAGGAAACAGGTCCCTTAGATCTGAAATCTCATTCTTCCAGTTATTACCTAAAGCTTATGACCATCAGTGATGGTTGGAAGGTAGATCGACTACTCGGAAggctcagctccctcttcaccAGGACGATCCCATACAGCATCTGAATTTCTGCTGGATTCGTTTGCCGATCTCATGCTCCATCTGACCATACTCATGACATTGAGATGCTTGACCCTTTGCAGCAACTCACTCCAAACCCAGAGTGATTTCCAGCAAGGTACCATCGCCTCAGACTCAGAGGTGCTGATTTTCACCCCTGCCACCGCACACCTGTCCACGAACTGTTCCAGTTCCTTTCTCCCGCTCCTAATCAATTGCTCTTAATCACGGATCAAACGTCTCGTAGTCACGGCCCTGAATCCCAGCGTCGCCCCCCACATGACACCCTGAGTGACACTGTCAGAAACGTCCAAAGTCCACAAAACACCTGAAGACTGGACTGTGCAAAATGTTTGAATTGATTTTCTGTATGTCAcctaatcaattaattaattagctgTTTCTGCCCTAATGAGTATGTCGCCCAGCTCTTCTTACAGGAACAGAAAATGACTagataaatatgtgtgtgtgtgtgtgtgtgtgtgtgtgtgtgtgtgtgtgtgtgtgtgtgtgtgtgtgtgtgtgtgtgtgtgttcaggacgGGCGGGCTGATGTGGTGGCTAATGACGCAGGAGACCGAGTGACTCCAGCTGTGGTGGCCTACAGAGACACTGAGCAGGTAAAAGACAGGCTTTACTCCTCTTCATGTTGCTTCTCCTCAAGGGCCGCATGACCTCTGGGATGTTATGGGCGGGTCTGAAAAGCCAGGCCTGTTAGGAAAAGGCCTGTCTTGAATTAACCAACAACCTGAACCAGGATCAGTGTGTTTGAAGCTACTCtgagcattttgttttgaagcaAAAGAGAACCTTTGGCAGTATGTTGCAGGTCAGAAATCAAAATGATCTCAAATCAGCCGTCTCTGTTAGCTCAGTCTGTTGCTGTCCTTTGCTTGTGGTCACGACTACACGAGTGAGTGAATTTTCTTCATATGATTCCACTAAAAACTGCATAGATGTAGATATTCAAGATGCAACACACTATTAAACAACTTTGATAAGTCAAATAGGAGGAACCCAGTCAGGTGTTGAGTTTGTAGAAAGACAATAAGATCAGTCAGAGCTCAGATTTTGATTATGTAATGAAGTACATCCCATGGCAGTAtgaccctgtttacacctggcattaacatgcagCAGCACTTAATACAAGTGTAAACGACCACCAAGACACATAGTTATCTGATCACTCAAGCCACATGTCGAGGTGGTCCGGGACGCATGTGACCACATAACATCAGTAGTGTAAACATGCTAATGCGTCCTGATGCATCCCTGACAAGGACATAACAGGAACACATCCCGTCATTGCAGGATGTGGTGGTTGTTATGACAGCACACCAACGCTTGAAAAAATGGAGAGGAGCACTGATGTACGTGGTCGTTGTCCTGCACTCTCTCTTGGAGCTGGAGATGCATGATAAACACAGGTGTGAACTGCGATGTGTCTcagctgtccacttgtgatcgGATCACCCAAGACAAACgttaatgccaggtgtgaacagaTGTGGCAGAAATTGGAAACAAAGTCAGTTAGGCATGTACTGCGAACAGACTCTAGTCTTTGGGTTTCAGTCCGGCAGTTTTAGTCTGAATACGTCTCCATAGTGATTTAGGTCAGATTTAATCTCCTTTATGATACAGAATTTTATGGGAAAAGCATGAATTGTCTGGTTGTCTTTGCTTTATGCAGCTCCGCATAAGACGCAGGTAGACTTGGAATGTCCACGGCCGGTTCTCTGGTAAATCCCCCTCGAGACAGCTGGATTGTTATAACATTATTGACAGCAGCAGCGTGATGCAGCAGAAAGGCCTCCGTAGCTccttcaaagagctgcagggCTAACATTTTGCCATTTGGGTCTGCTCGCTGActgatttctcttttcttcagaTTGTAGGTATCGCAGCAAAGCAAGGACGGGTTCGCAATGCCGCCAACACAGTTGTTAAAGTGAAACAAGTGCTGGGGAGGAGGTGACACACTTAATACTGTCTTATTTGAAAATCTTAACACTACAGTGTCATGACAGAGAGAGTGTTAAATGCATATGATCATGCAGTTCTAGACAGTGGACGGTTCGAGACATGCAGTATGTTACTGAACAAGTTGTTCAGAGTGACTGATTTTCATCatatgtgtctctgtctctcaatGGACAGCTTTGATGATCCGGAGACACAAGCTCACAAAACACAGACCAAGTGTCAGGTGAGTCCCTGTGTGCTGTCTGCACAGCACCAACAGCATCCACTACATAGGATGCTGTTGGTGCTGTCTCCAGTCAGAAGCATGCTGTC
This region of Chelmon rostratus isolate fCheRos1 chromosome 22, fCheRos1.pri, whole genome shotgun sequence genomic DNA includes:
- the LOC121625561 gene encoding beta-2-microglobulin-like; protein product: MKAFWAFLLLLLYALDLSVASNSPPKVQVYSRAPGMFGTPNTLICHVSGFHPPEITIDLIRNGEQMVGTRQTDLAFEDNWQYHLTRSVPFTPNSGDKFACRVTHMGVTKVFMWESDM